From Maylandia zebra isolate NMK-2024a linkage group LG11, Mzebra_GT3a, whole genome shotgun sequence, one genomic window encodes:
- the rhbg gene encoding ammonium transporter Rh type B — MTDTNTNMRLKLPITCFILEIILIILFGVLVEYDKETDAKKWHHSNHSEYDNDFYYRYPSFQDVHVMIFIGFGFLMTFLQRYGFSSVGFNFLIAALALQWATLMQGFFHGMQGGKIHVGVESMINADFCTGSVLISFGAVLGKTSPVQLLVMAVFEVTLFAVNEFILLSLLGTRDAGGSMTIHTFGAYFGLMVARVLYRPELDKSKHKNSSVYHSDMFAMIGTLYLWMFWPSFNSAITAHGDDQHRTALNTYYSLAACTLSTYAMSALTAHDGKLDMVHIQNAALAGGVAAGTAGEMMLTPFGSMIVGFLAGIISVLGYKYLSPILESKLKIQDTCGVHNLHGMPGVMGAIVGAVTASLATKEIYGDGLKDVFPMVAPDGRSASSQGGIQAISLAVTLGMALVGGLLVGFIMKLPIYGAPSDASCFEDSIYWEVPGDEEGHEGQLTTVKTEEFAKPEETEKLN; from the exons ATGACAGACACAAATACCAACATGCGGCTGAAACTGCCGATCACCTGCTTCATCCTGGagatcatcctcatcatcctctTTGGGGTGCTGGTGGAGTATGACAAAGAGACAGATGCAAAGAAGTGGCACCATTCGAACCACAGTGAATATGACAACGATTTCTACTACCGCTACCCAA GTTTCCAGGATGTACACGTAATGATCTTCATTGGTTTCGGTTTCCTCATGACTTTCCTCCAGCGTTATGGCTTCAGCAGTGTTGGTTTCAATTTCCTGATTGCAGCTTTAGCCTTACAGTGGGCCACACTTATGCAGGGTTTCTTCCATGGTATGCAAGGAGGCAAAATCCACGTTGGAGTGGAGAG taTGATCAACGCTGATTTCTGCACCGGCTCTGTGCTGATCTCATTTGGAGCTGTTCTGGGTAAAACAAGTCCTGTCCAGTTGCTTGTTATGGCTGTGTTTGAGGTCACACTGTTTGCAGTCAATGAGTTCATCCTGCTGAGCCTTCTTGGA ACCAGAGATGCTGGTGGCTCGATGACCATTCACACATTTGGAGCCTACTTTGGCCTGATGGTGGCTCGAGTCCTGTACCGACCCGAGCTGGACAAGAGCAAACACAAGAACAGCTCAGTCTACCACTCTGATATGTTTGCTATGATCG GTACTCTCTACCTGTGGATGTTCTGGCCCAGCTTCAACTCTGCCATCACAGCTCACGGAGACGATCAGCATCGTACAGCATTGAACACCTACTACTCCCTGGCAGCCTGCACTCTGTCTACTTATGCCATGTCTGCCCTCACAGCTCATGATGGCAAACTGGACATG GTCCACATTCAAAACGCTGCACTGGCCGGTGGAGTGGCAGCAGGAACAGCTGGAGAAATGATGCTGACTCCTTTTGGCTCCATGATTGTTGGTTTCTTGGCTGGTATCATCTCTGTTCTGGGCTACAAGTACCTCTCA CCCATCCTGGAGAGCAAGCTGAAGATCCAAGACACCTGTGGGGTTCACAACCTACATGGTATGCCCGGTGTTATGGGCGCTATTGTGGGAGCGGTCACTGCTTCTCTGGCTACCAAGGAGATTTATGGCGACGG TTTGAAAGACGTGTTCCCTATGGTGGCACCTGATGGGAGAAGCGCATCTTCCCAAGGCGGGATTCAGGCCATCTCCCTTGCTGTCACTTTAGGCATGGCCCTGGTGGGAGGGCTTCTTGTTG GTTTCATTATGAAGTTGCCCATCTATGGAGCTCCTTCTGACGCCTCGTGTTTTGAGGACAGCATCTACTGGGAA GTACCAGGGGACGAGGAAGGTCATGAGGGCCAGTTGACCACTGTGAAGACAGAAGAGTTCGCAAAGCCAGAGGAGACTGAGAAGCTCAACTAG